CTGGGCTTTAACGACCCCGATTATTTTTCACGGCTTTTCAAAAAAACCACCGGAAAAAGTATCAGCAATTATTTAGCTGACATTCAAGATTTGTCAGGCAGCTAAAATGAATTGTCCATCTCATTTCAATTTGCTCCGCCTATTTTTGAGGCTAACTAATTTATTAAAAAATGAAATCAGCACTTATAACAGGAGCAAACAGAGGAATTGGTTTTGAAACCGCAAAACAATTAGCAGCACTCGGATATTTTGTTTACATAGGCAGTCGGGAAAAAACAAAAGGACTTGAAGCGGTTGCAGAACTTAAGTCATTAGGTTTTTCAAATGTAGATTGCATTGAATTAGATGTAACAAACATTGCATCTATCAAAGCAGCACGGCAAACCATAGAAAGCAAAACACCACAGTTAGATGTTTTAATAAACAATGCTGGTATTAGCGGTGGCTTTCCACAACCAGCTCTTACAGTTCCTTTAGAGACGGTAAAAACAGTTTTTGAAACTAATTTATTTGCTCCAATTCAGATGATACAAGAATTTATTGATTTACTGAAAAAATCAAACGAACCGCGAATTGTAAATGTAACTACTGAACTTTCTTCTATTACCAAACATCAAGACCCTACTTGGGAATATTACACCTATAATCCTTCGGCTTACGGAGCTTCAAAGTCAGCCTTAAATGCTTACACAGTTATGTTGGCTAAAGAACTTAAAGACACAAATTTTAAAGTGAATTGTGTTTGTCCTGGCTTTACAAAAACAGCCTTCAATAATTACATGGGAGTAAAACCAATCGAACAAGGGGCAAGTGCTATTGTAAAATATGCAATCCTTAACTCAGATGGTGCAACAGGAAAATTCTTCAATGAAGAGGGCGAAATGCCTTGGTAAAATCGTAAAACAAAAAAGTGGAATTACTCGCTAATTTGCCACAAAAAACTAAGGCTATTAATTTTCTGTTTTGAAATCAAAAAGAATTACGATTTTTTGATTTCAAAACAGAATTATATTACTCATTCAAAACAAGTTAATACTCTCAGAAATTTACCGTTTATGTTTCGTGGCAAAATCGTGGCACAGTAATTAAAAAAAAATGACAAATGCAGTATAGGCACAGGTTTAAACGATTAAATTCGAATCCTGCTCTTCTTACTAAAAGGGTAAAAGAAATAAAAAGACAACTTTTTCAATCTTTTCAAAAACTCACAAAAAACGTGGTAAAAACTACAAATCCAAGGATTCGTAGTTTTTTTGGTTTTAGGTACTTTTCTATCAGACGATCTTGATTTGATTTGCTATACTTTTTATTACTTTTTGTATGTTTGTACATATTGTACAGCTAACATTCTTACATTTTTAAAATGCTTCAAAACCAATCCATAATTCCTGATATAAAGGCAATAATTGCGAATTCAAAAGAGCGTGCAATTAGAGCTGTTGATAATGAAAGAACTATAATGTATTGGACTATCGGGAAACGCATTTTTGAGGAAGAACAACAGGGAAAAGAAAGAGCTGATTACGGAACTTATCTAATTAAATATCTTGCAGAACAATTACAACCTGAGTATGGAAGTGGATTCTCATACCGTCAATTAAATTGGTATCGTCAATTTTATAGAACTTTTCCAATTGTGTCTACACTGTGGACACAATTGAGCTGGAGCCAATATAAACTATTATTAGCAACTGAAAATCAAGATAAAAGAGAGTTTTATATTGCTGAAACAGTAAAAAACAACTGGACTGTTCGCCAATTGGAACGTCAAATAAACAGCAGCTTATACGAACGTCTTTTAGCAAGTAGTGATAAGGAAAGTGTATTAGCAGTTGCTAAAAATGAGAAAATACCATCAGATGCACGAGAGATTATAAAAGACCCAATGTATTTGGAATTCTTAGGATTAAAGCGCGAAGCTGCATATTATGAAAAAGACCTCGAACAAGCCATTATAACACATCTCCAAGAATTTTTATTAGAAATAGGAAATGGCTTTTCTTTTGTTGCAAGACAAAAAAGAATTCATATTGATGGAGATGAGTTTTTTGTAGATCTAGTTTTTTATAATAGATTACTTCAATGCTTTGTTTTAATAGAAATCAAGACACATAAGCTTACTCACCAAGATATTGGCCAGTTACAGATGTATGTTAACTACTATGACCGCATTGAGAAAAATGAAAATGAAAATCCTACAATTGGCATATTACTATGTGCTAATAAAAATGATGGTGTAGTTAAATTCACATTACCGGAAAACAACAAAAATATTATTGCAAGTCAATATCGTTTATATCTTCCAACTGAGCAGCAATTATTAGAAGAAATCAACAAAGAATTAGCAAATTTTGAAGAGGACAAAAAAGATGGTTAAAAATATTCATATTGATTAAATAGTTTAAAAATGGCAATTTGAGTTCTCCAGCAAAATCATGGCACAGTAGTTTACAAAAATTGACAAATGCAGTATAAGCAAGGGTTAAGATTGTTAAACTCGAATTGGAGTTTCTACCTTTTTTACCACAAAAAGTTAAGTCTGTCTATATTTATTACATAAAACAAAACTCTTTACTTGCTATATTGATCTCAAGACACTAAAACAAAAAACCCCAATACTGAAAATAGATCCCAATAAGACACAACGAAAATAAGATTGTTATCATAACGCTTGTATTGGGAATAGACTTAATTGCAAAAATAAAATAGAGTATCGAAATTATAAAACATGCAATAAACGCCCATTGTAACGTAAACAAATATTCAAATTGATTAGGAATACCAAAAGCAAGTACATAAAAATTATTCTCAGATGTATTATTTATTGCCAAAACAAACCCAATAATAGTTATTAACCCCAGTAAAGAAGTTAGTATAATTAAAGCTTTCATGATTTTATTCTTTGCAATATCTCTCCTATTTCTAATAAGTAAACAAATAGAAGTAAAAATTGAAACTAACATAATAATAATAGCTATAAAAAATGGAGCAAAAAATAGCAGATCGAATTCGTTTAGACTATTGGCAAAATTAGAAACTCCTCCGCTTATGATTACATCAGTCGCAAAATTAACTTTACTGTTAAGTTTAAATTCACTCACATCAGGACGACGTGTTGGATTAGATATAAATTCATTCACAATTCTAGTTCCAATATTTGAAAAACCAGGACCGTGACCTCCTGTTGGAGCGGTAACTAAAAAACTGTTTTTAAATCTATCAGCGGTTGTTTTTCCGTTGGAAGCAGGAGTAATTGGATCAAATGTTCCTGAAAAAACCAATACTGGCGCAGTTATGGTCGATAAATTTGATAAGTTATTTATCTTTTTTAATAAATTGCTGTTACCTAAATTCCATTTATCACATACTGAGAAATCAGATTTATAAAAAGACAATCCACCTTTTAATTTACTGAAACCGCTCGCATTTTTATTGAACTCTGAAATAGAATTGTTTGGAAGAACTTCGTTGCAACTCACGCAATAATATTGTCCGTAATCTAAACCCAATGCTCCTGAAAAAGAAGCTACAAGTGAGCTCAGAGTGTTTTTATTTCCTTTATTAAACTGGGTTATTAATAATGGTAATACTTCAATTAATCTCTTATAATATAGCGACTGTTGGATAGCAATTTTAAAATCTTCGGCATTATAGGTGAATTTCCCACCGGCAATGATTTTTTTATCAACATCAACTGTTATGGGATTTTTAGTCAGCTTTTCTATAGTTTCATAATAAGTCTTTTCTAAGTTTGGATATTGCTTATTACACTTAGGATCGTTTTTACATGCCTCAAAAACTTTATTCAGACTGCTTACATAATTTGCTGTATTAGAATCATAATACTCCGATATATCTGAAATTGATGAATCCAAAATTAGCGACTTAATATCCTGAGGAAACTCATTAGCATATACCTGAGCAGTATAAGTTCCGTAAGAAACACCATAAACATTCCATTTATCATATTTTAATACTTCTTTCAAAGCATTTAAATCTTTAGCTATAGATTGGCTGTTATAGGAGTTTAAGTCAATACCTCTATTTATTAAGTCCTGCTTACACGTAATTGCGGCAATAGTTTTTTGCTGTTCATCTTGTGTACTATTCTGATTTTTTGCGAGTATTTCTAAAAATTTGCTTCCCAGATCCGGGCAAAATTTAGGTGATGAATAACCCGTACCTCTGACATCCATTAAAATAAGATCATTGTTTTTTCTTAACGGATGATCTAACCATCTCCATATACTGCCAACTTCTCCTGCACCAGGACCTCCTTCCAGATATACAACAGGATTTGAAATTTGATTTTTAGAAGTGTTTTTAAGAACAGCAAATGCTATTTTAATAGTTTTGCCTTCTGGTTTATCCCAATTTTCGGGAACAATTAAATACCCCCATTCTATATTATTTTCTTTATTAAGAGTTGGCTCGTCAGGAAAGAAACTTGTTGCTTTTTCTAATTTATAAGCCTTTTTTTGAGGAAACAAATAACTTGGCAGACATAGTATTAAAATTAGTGCTATTATTTTTTTCATGAGAGTGGTAATTAAAATATTAGGTTTTTGATAATTTCTTCTTTTAGATAAATTTCACCAATGCTTGTTTTTAGTGAAATATGACATTTATATTTTTTATCTATTTTTATTTCTTTCAAATAGAACTTTTCATTGTTTATTTCAGTCTTATGATCAAAAATTTCAAATGATTTTAGAGGAACTGTTAATCCGTGACCATGCGCTTTTATAACCGCTTCTTTTTGCGTCCAATACTCAAAAAAAGCATCTTTTAGACTGTGTGACTGCTCAATATTATACCTTTCACTTTCGGTCATCTGAAATCTAAAACTATCCAATTCAAAATCTGCTATTATTTCAATATCAATCCCAATTTCATATTGATTGCTTAATGCACAAACAACAATCTCATCTGAATGTGAGATGTTAAACCAGATTAAATTATCTTCAAAATAGGGCTTATTATATTTTGTATATTTTATCTCTTTTTCGTTAAGATTGTATCCATAAATTTCTTCGGCTCCCTTATATAATAATGTCCTTCCTAAAAGTGATAATTGTGCATCTTGCCATCTTTTATATCGCATAATCTTCTCCTGAAAATCGTACGGAAAATTGGGCAGAACATTTTTCAGCAGACTTTCATGATTTTCTTCAGACTGATAAGTATAATAGATGTAAATCAAAATTAAAATTGTTGTTGTTTTTTAGAAATCAAAATCAAAATCTAATACTGTATTGCTTTCTACTTCTAATTCACTATTTATTAAATCAAGCCTTAACAAAGGATTTTTAACAATTTCGTTTAAAATTTCACTGTATCGTAAAGCAATAATCTGTATTGTATTTTCTTCAAATAAATCGGCATTATAATCCATAACACCTTTCAGCTTATTCTCTTTTTCAACCAGATTAAATACAAGCGGCATCCTGCTGTGCGTGTTATTTACAGGATAAGAATTCAATTTTAAACCCTTTAATTCTTCTATATTCTCAAAAGAAAACTCTGGACTTTGGTAGACAAACATCACATCAAAAATAGATTGTGAGAACTTATTAAAAGGAACATCCTGATAATCATTAATCTCTAATAAATTATTCTGAGTGCTTTTCAATAGATCCGCAAAAGTCTGTTCCGCCTTAATTTGTGTTCTCAAAACAAGTGTCTTAACAAACATCCCAATTTGATTATTCAATTCTGTGATATTTCTGCCGGAATTAACGGTTCCTATACAAATATCATTTTGATCAGAAAATTTATAAATCAATATATTTACGGCTGCCACTAAAAGGGTATAAAAAGTGACTTGTTGCTCATGAGCTATTTTCTTTAAACCTAAGGTAATGTTTGGTGTAATTTCAAACCCATATTTACCTGCTTTTTGCTGATCGTATCTACCATCAAAATCCTTGTCAAAAGTATCTTTAGGTCGATAGTTTTGAAGATAATTTTTCCAGAATAACTCATTTTTAAGAGCATTATCTTCAGCTATTTTATTAAACCATTCCGAGTAATCTTTAAATTGAATTTTTAAAGGATTCTTTTCTGAAATATCCAGGGCGTCACTATTATAATTTTCAATAAATTCTTTAATAAAAATTTCCAATGATAAACCATCCATTATAATATGATGCGTAGAAAAGAGCATTATAAATTGACCTTTCTCAGCTTGAAGTATTTGAACTCTTACCAATAAATCTGTTTCTAAATCAAAAGGAGAATTACTAAGTTGGTTAATAGTCTCTTCTATTTTTTCTTTTTTCAATTCATGAACAGAAATTGAAAATTTGTACTCCTCCCAAGGATTCGTTTTTTGATAAGGAACACCGTCTATCTCAATAAAATTTGTTCTTAAGATTTCATGTTTCTTAATTATTCTATTTATTCCATTTCTAATTTTATCTAAGTCTATATTCCCTTCAATACTATAAGCTGCTGTCATATTATAAGCTACAGAAGCGTTATGAAATTGAGACGCTAACCAAATATTATATTGAGGTGAGGTTAGCCTATAAAAACCTTTAGGTTCAGATAATGGTATTGTAATTTTTGTATTGGGTTTAAGCTCTTGCAGATAGGCCGCTAATGACTCAATTGTAGGATAATCAAAAATCGCTTTCAGACTAATATCATAAGAAAGTTGGTTGATGATTATTCCAATCAATTTAATAGCATTTAAGGAATGCCCGCCAAGAACAAAGAAATTATCGTTTACACTTATTGGCTGATCGGTGTTTAATACTTCTTTCCAATATTCCGATAGTTTTTTTTCTAAATCAGAATTTGGCGCTTTAAAATCATTCAATTTAAAATTTTGTTGAATATCTCTTTGCGATAAAGCTTTTCTATCTACTTTTTGGTTTGGTGTAAGCGGAAATTCCTCTAAGGGAATAATGGCATTTGGAATCATATAATACGGAAGATTCGTTTTTAATATCCCGAAAATCCTTTCAAGATCGATTTCTTCTTCACCTTTTAAAAGATAAGCTACCAAAAAAGATTCCTGTTGATTTCCTTTTTTAGCAATTACTACTGAAGCTTTTACTTCTTCGATTTTATTTAATTGTGATTCTATATCGCCAAGTTCAATTCTATATCCGCGAATTTTAACCTGATTATCATTTCGACCTAAAAACTCAATTTCTCCATTTTTATTCCACTTTCCTACATCACCGGTTTCATAGCACAAACTTGCAGTATCAAATGGATTTTGAATAAACTTTTCCTTAGTCAAAGTTTCATTCTTATAATATCCTTTTGCGAGTCCGTCTCCTGCGATATAGATTGCTCCCGCGGTTCCTATTGGCTTAAGGCTTAAAAACTCGTCTAAAATATAAAACTGTGTATTGTTTATAGGTTTCCCAATATTTGATGCGTCTTCCGGATGTTCTATTTTTTTGATACTTGACCAGATCGTGGTTTCAGTAGGTCCATACATATTCCAAACCTCCGCGTTTGTATTAATTAACTTTTCGGCTAGTGCTTTACTTAATAAATCACCTCCACAAAGCAATTTTAAACGCTTACTCCCCTGCCAATCGGCATTGTACAATAATTGGTAAAAACTTGGTGTTGCCTGAAGAATTGTTGGCTGTATCTCTTCTATCTTTTTGATAATCAAATATGGATCTGCCAATACTTCTTGATTTGCAATGTATAGTACAGCTCCGGATATTAGGGGCACAAAAAATTCTAATATCGAAATATCAAAAGAATATGTTGTCACAGAAAACAAAGTATCAGTAGCCGAAACACCTGGTTTTTGCCGGATACTAATTAGAAAATTAAGTAGTGACTCATGCCCTATTTCAACTCCTTTTGGGTTTCCTGTTGAACCGGATGTGTAAATTATATAGGCAGTATCTTTAGGTGATAACGCAGTGGTTAAAATTCCTTTACAGCTATCAATATTTTCTAATATCTTTTCGAGGGTTATTATCTTAACAGCTTCCGCAACATCTAATCGATATTCTTTTTCGCAAATAAGTACTTTGCTTTGGCTATTCTCTACAATATAACCCAATCTTTCTGTTGGAAAATTAGGATCTAACGGAATGTAAGCTCTACCGGATTTTAAAATACCCAATAAAACTGCTACTAAATTAGCCGACCTCCCCAATAAAACGGCAATTGGTGACTTGTCCTGCTCTAAGGAAGTGGTGTTAATATATTCGGCTATTTGATTGGATAAATTATTCAACTCATAATAAGAATAGGATTTAAAATCATCTTTAATCGCTATTTTATCAGGAGTTTGAAGGACGTTTTCTATAAATAAATCTATTGTTGTTTTATTTTTAGGATAGTCTGTCTTTGTATCATTAAATCCTATCGATAATTGCTGTTTTTCTTTTACGGTCAGGTAATCAAACTCTTTTAGTTTGTTATCCGGATTTGCCAGTATTGCATTTATTAAATTTTCAAAATGTGATACAACAGCTGTAATTGTTGTATCATCGAAATAATTTAAGTTATAATCAAAGTCTATTTTTACATCTTCGGATTCGTCAAATTCTCTGATGTAAATTGCCAATGCAACACGTTCTGATTCATGGGTTAATGGAATTACCCGAGTTTCTGTATTATGAAAATCATCTGAAAAATTTTGTTTTTCATAAGATAGTGTAATATTAAATAGTCTTTCTTTTTCATTAAAAATCTTAAGTTCCTGAATTAATTTACCCAGCGGAAACCTTTGGTGGCGATAATCTTTTCTTAGTTGATTTTTTATCTCAACAATTAAATCTTCAAATGTAGCTTCAAAATTCATTGGAATTCTTAAAGGTGAAATTCCCATAAAAAGCCCAACCGTTTTTTTGTATATCGATTTACTTCGGTTCAAAACGGGTAATCCTATCGCAAAATCATTATTCTGATGCTTTCTTCCAAAATAAATATATAAAGCAGCTAGAATTACATTAAAAGTAGAACATTTATAGCTTGAAGATAATTTGTTTAACTGATTATATACGGCTCTTTTTACAATCAGTTCTTTGCGGTTACTTTTGTTAATTTGAGCTGTATCATTGATTTTTTCAAACAAATTTTCCGGTAAATTATTAAACCTATTGTACCAATACAATTTATCATGAACATAGGTATCAGACTTTTGATAAACTAAATCATCTATCATAAAATCTTTATAGGTAAAAGGATAATCTGATGTAATACTTCCGGATTTAAAAATCTCATTATAGTTTTGAACTAATCTTTGAAACATTAATGAAGTTCCCCAGCCGTCTGTTATTATATGGTGATAAACTGAAAACAAATAGTAAAAATCTTCTTCGACTTTTACCAAAGTAAAGACATGTAAAAGGTTTCCATTAAATAAATCAAAAGGTTTCAGAAACTCCTTTTGCATATAATTTACAGCTTCTTCTAAAGGGTTTTCACTTTGCGAAAAATCAACAAATCCTAATTGCGAATTATGCTCTTGCAACACTTTTGTTGTTACATCTTCCTGAACTTTTTCAAGAATTACTCTGTAAACATCGTGTTGATTAATTAATGCAATGTATGCCTTATTAAATATGTCAAAATTTACAGCACCTTTAATTTCTATTTTAGCACCAATATTGTAGATAGGTTCGTTAGGCAATAATAATTGCTCAAAATATACATCCTGTTGTGGTAGCGTAAGTTTCATAATTAAAAATTTTGTAACGTTTTTACTTTGCTCAATTTATCCTCTCTTCAATATGTTTTGGTCTTTAGTTTTCAACTTTATCGTACCATAAATTTTCAGTGCTTAAAAGCTTGTCTTCAATTTTAACGTCCATAACAATTTGTCCGTAATCAAATTTGATAATCCTGTCAGCGTGCTTAAAGTAGGCATCATCATGAGTAACAGCTATAATTGTTTTTCCTTCTGCTTTTAATTTTGGAACCAGGTTCTCATAAAAGTATTTTCTAAAATGAGGATCCTGATCTGCTGCCCATTCATCTAATATTAAAATTGGTTTGTTTTCCAGAAGAGCAAAAATCAATGACATTCTTTTGCTTTGTCCTTTAGAAAAATGACGTCTTGCAGAGTCTTCATTATCATCTAAAATGACTTTATCCAGCTCCATTACTTTCAATAACTCCTGATAATCTTTATTTTTCTCTAATGAATAGTCGTCATAATTGTTAGAAAATATATGATTGTCAGTAAAAACAGCTGCTAATAAATTTTGAGTTGCTGTACCTTTATTCGTGTTATGTTCGTTATTTAAAATCATTTCACCTTCTGAAGGTTTGTACAATCCAGTTAGAATATTAATGAATGTACTTTTACCGCTTCCGTTACCGCCTATAATAAATATTACTTCTCCTTTTTCAATTTTTACATTTACAGGCCCTAAACCAAAACCTTTATCTGATTCTTCACTTTTATAATTAAAGACAATATTTTTTAACTCAATAGATTTGAATTCTTCTGCTAAATACTCTTTTACTATTGTATTCTCTTTATTGTCTATATCTTCTTCATTTTCAAAATCACTTAAAAACTTTTTAATCCTTCCGTTAGAAACTAAATATTGAGAATAGACATTCTGCATGTTTATTAAATTATTAATAGGCCCGGATATAAAAAGTAAAATGACTACATAAGATCCTACTTCATCCTGTGAAAGGAGATTAAAAGCAGGAAATAAAAACAAGATCGCACCTATAACAAAATACAATCCGTATTGGCTTATTAAATTGATAGAAAGAAAAACAAAATTTATTTCGTAATCCAAAGCTTTAGATTCATCTCTATTTGGGATCAGATGCTTATTCAATAAGTTTTTTCTTTTGTTGGTATCAACTTTCAACTCTTTGAATCCCTTGATAACATCGTTTACATAACTGTAATAATGTTCATTGTTTTTTCGCAATATTGAGATCTTTTTTGCCATTGTTTTTATTACAACAAAAAAAACGGCTGCTATCAAAATAATTAATCCTAAAACAATTAATCCGGAATAAAAAGATATCCAGAACATATAGGTCAGACACAATAGTAACATTAATACCGAGTTGACCGTATGGGTTACAATACTTGAAAATGAGGCAAATACTCTGATATCCTCAATAGCGGTATAGAATCTTTGTGATCCATGTTTTAGCAATGTAATAAGTGGTGTACTTAGAATTTTCCTGAAAATATTTTTCTCATTCTCGTATAAAATATGATAGATATATTCGTTGAGCTTTTTTTGAAAAATTATGTTCAGCAAATAGGAATATACAATGACAGCAAGAAAGACAATCCACATATATCCCTTTAAAAATTCGGCTTTTTTTGAAATTGTATTGTTAATGATATAAAGCGTACCAAAACTTAAAACTGTGTTAGGGATTGCATATAGAATTATATAAAGGATATTTTTAAATTTTAATTTTAGCATAATTTCAGTCGTTTATTTTCAAAACATTATTTTCTTATTAATCCCTGCCACTGTTATTTTATTTAAACTTTACATTCAAGTTCCCGAGTATTCTCAACGCATTGCTGCAATATGTTTGCAATTCTTTCCGGATGCTTGTAGATAAAAAAGTGATCGCCGGAAAGTATCTCCGAATGAAAACTGGCTTTCGTAAAACGTTTCCAATTTGCAATATCAACAGCGCTTTTTTCCAAATCTCCCATTATGGAATAGATTGGTATGTTTACTGCTCGTTCGTCTGCCAGTAAGTTTCTTTCGGCCAATTCAAAATCAGATCTGAAAACGGGTTCTATAAAATCGATAAATTCAGTGTTGGCTCTTAACTCATCAGGCAAACCACCCATTTTTTTAATTTCGTCGATAAACTCACGTTTTTCATACTGGTATAATCTCCTGTTTTCTCTCACTCCGGGTCCCGGATTACCTGTAAAAACAAGATATGCCGGTGCACGATCAATTTTTTCAAGCATATTTGCCACTCTTAAGCCAAGTCCGGTTCCCAGACTATGACCATATATTATAAAAAACGGTGAGGTTAGTTTTGATACAATTTGCTGAAAAACATCTTCGGCTGCATGATCAAATTCTGTCAATAAAGATTCTTTAATACGTCGGCCTCTCCCGGGAAGTTCCAGACTTATTACCTCATAATCTTTTAGATACGGGATTAAAAAGTTAAATGAATAACAGTTTCCTCCGGCAAAGGGTATCAGAAATAATTGTATTTTTTCCATATTCACTATTGTTTAATTTTTGAAAAAACTCAACTAAATATTTATTGAATTCTATCTAAAGCATCATCATTTCCTAGTTTTTTTGTTGGCTTTTTAGTATTTACATTTCCAAAATTATAGGTGAATTCAATTCCAAATTTTCTACTGTCTCTATAGCGCGTTTTTTCTGAACTGTAGTTCGTGAAATATTGGTCTGAAGTATATACATTACGTTTTAATATGTCTGTACCTGAAATCCTTAGTTGTCCCTTATTTTTTAAAATATTTATTAAAAAAGAAGCGTCAATATTTCCAACAGCTCCTATATGGGTTAACTCATTAGTAAGCTTAGACGAGTATGTACCAATTACTTCCAGTTTTAAATTCTTTGAAAAACTAATAGTATGATCTGTTTTAAGATTAAACCATGAAGAAGACAAACTATATTTACTGCCTAAAACCATTCCGGTTGATTTTGAATACCCGGCTACAGTGCCACTATTCTGACTGTTCCACCATGAAGTGATTTTTATAGGGTAAAATACATCAATATAAAAATCATGAGACTGATCCAGATTTTGCAATGAAAAGTAGGTAACTCCTGTATCAAAATTCTGACTGTAAGGAAATTGCCCCAACATACCTTTGATATAAACGTAATTAAGCGATATGTTTAGTTTGTCTAAATTTATGTTTACAGAAAAGTTATCGTTGTACTGTGGTTTTAATGCCGGATTGCCTGTAAAAACAGTATAACTATTTACAAATATGGTATAGGGAACCAATTCGTTATAGGGAGTTCTAATGATGGTTTTCTTATAAGAAAACGAATAATTATAAAGATCACTTATATCATGCTGATAGAAAAAAGTTGGGAAAAACTTAAGATATTTTTGAGGTTCACCACCTGTATAAGTTGCATCTGTGTTTTCTAATCGCAGACCAAATTGAAGTTTATCTTTTGTCCAGTTTTTATATAAAATACCATAAGCAGATGAGATTGTCTCTCTTAATTTGGTATCATTTGAATACTCTGGTATAATAACATTTGAACCGTTGATGTTTTCTTCGTAGACTATCTGACTTTTGGAATTTGATGTTTGGTTTTTCAAACCTGCTTCGAGTTTCCATTGATTTTTAAAATTTTGGATATAATCCAATTGTGCAATCCAGATATCAATTCCAGTTGAATTTGTGGTTTGATATTCATTAGGCACTCTTATTGTTTCGCCATCTTTTCCTAAAACATACGATGGAAATGATTGGAAAAAATCGCTTTGATAAGGCGTATAAGTTCCCAACATATTTATTTCTGTATCTCCGGATTTAGAAGAAAAATGATAATTCAGGTTATAGTTATTTGTGTATCCTTTACTTC
This region of uncultured Flavobacterium sp. genomic DNA includes:
- a CDS encoding 4'-phosphopantetheinyl transferase superfamily protein — its product is MIYIYYTYQSEENHESLLKNVLPNFPYDFQEKIMRYKRWQDAQLSLLGRTLLYKGAEEIYGYNLNEKEIKYTKYNKPYFEDNLIWFNISHSDEIVVCALSNQYEIGIDIEIIADFELDSFRFQMTESERYNIEQSHSLKDAFFEYWTQKEAVIKAHGHGLTVPLKSFEIFDHKTEINNEKFYLKEIKIDKKYKCHISLKTSIGEIYLKEEIIKNLIF
- a CDS encoding SDR family oxidoreductase, with amino-acid sequence MKSALITGANRGIGFETAKQLAALGYFVYIGSREKTKGLEAVAELKSLGFSNVDCIELDVTNIASIKAARQTIESKTPQLDVLINNAGISGGFPQPALTVPLETVKTVFETNLFAPIQMIQEFIDLLKKSNEPRIVNVTTELSSITKHQDPTWEYYTYNPSAYGASKSALNAYTVMLAKELKDTNFKVNCVCPGFTKTAFNNYMGVKPIEQGASAIVKYAILNSDGATGKFFNEEGEMPW
- a CDS encoding alpha/beta fold hydrolase, whose amino-acid sequence is MKKIIALILILCLPSYLFPQKKAYKLEKATSFFPDEPTLNKENNIEWGYLIVPENWDKPEGKTIKIAFAVLKNTSKNQISNPVVYLEGGPGAGEVGSIWRWLDHPLRKNNDLILMDVRGTGYSSPKFCPDLGSKFLEILAKNQNSTQDEQQKTIAAITCKQDLINRGIDLNSYNSQSIAKDLNALKEVLKYDKWNVYGVSYGTYTAQVYANEFPQDIKSLILDSSISDISEYYDSNTANYVSSLNKVFEACKNDPKCNKQYPNLEKTYYETIEKLTKNPITVDVDKKIIAGGKFTYNAEDFKIAIQQSLYYKRLIEVLPLLITQFNKGNKNTLSSLVASFSGALGLDYGQYYCVSCNEVLPNNSISEFNKNASGFSKLKGGLSFYKSDFSVCDKWNLGNSNLLKKINNLSNLSTITAPVLVFSGTFDPITPASNGKTTADRFKNSFLVTAPTGGHGPGFSNIGTRIVNEFISNPTRRPDVSEFKLNSKVNFATDVIISGGVSNFANSLNEFDLLFFAPFFIAIIIMLVSIFTSICLLIRNRRDIAKNKIMKALIILTSLLGLITIIGFVLAINNTSENNFYVLAFGIPNQFEYLFTLQWAFIACFIISILYFIFAIKSIPNTSVMITILFSLCLIGIYFQYWGFLF
- a CDS encoding PDDEXK nuclease domain-containing protein, whose protein sequence is MLQNQSIIPDIKAIIANSKERAIRAVDNERTIMYWTIGKRIFEEEQQGKERADYGTYLIKYLAEQLQPEYGSGFSYRQLNWYRQFYRTFPIVSTLWTQLSWSQYKLLLATENQDKREFYIAETVKNNWTVRQLERQINSSLYERLLASSDKESVLAVAKNEKIPSDAREIIKDPMYLEFLGLKREAAYYEKDLEQAIITHLQEFLLEIGNGFSFVARQKRIHIDGDEFFVDLVFYNRLLQCFVLIEIKTHKLTHQDIGQLQMYVNYYDRIEKNENENPTIGILLCANKNDGVVKFTLPENNKNIIASQYRLYLPTEQQLLEEINKELANFEEDKKDG